In Portunus trituberculatus isolate SZX2019 chromosome 44, ASM1759143v1, whole genome shotgun sequence, a single window of DNA contains:
- the LOC123518756 gene encoding cell surface glycoprotein 1-like — protein sequence MQMFILLAMLGLTTPMPQYFNPVPALPHPGHDDAAPALLRTRHVIPQSSTSPAGSKASSHVPRTASIPSSIVLPDVKAIVARVARDNSFQASSSTDDTIVPSDSTHSTNSATHSAPNPGSQLPPIIETHSATASIPVSFAHLDPTLATHSSPGKQSTKPVMHSLDPAPGEPSADPAPTKPSADPATAKPSADHATAKPPADPSPAKPPADPAKPPADPSPAKPQLILPMPNHQLILPLPNPQLSANLAPGPAKATEDPNLAKPSAGSAPAKELADPAHAKPSAESAPVKQSGDPAPAKPSSDSAPAKEPADTAPAKPSSDSAPAKEPADTAPAKPSADPAPAKQSSDNASAKPSADPESADPAPVKPSTEQSVDTAPAKESADPAPAKESANTAPVKPSVDPAPAKQSVNTTPAKPSAESPPAKQSVNTAPAEPSAESAPAKQSVNTAPARPSAESAPAKQSVNTAPAEPSAESAPTKQSVNTAPAKPSAESAPTKQSVNTAPAKPSAESAPTKQSVNTAPAEPSAESAPAKQSVNTAPAEPSAESAPAKQSADTAPAKPSADSALAKQSVNTVLAMPSAESAPAKPSVNPAPTKDSADPAPAKPSPDPAPSLAKESEDTASAKPSTNLAPAKPSKDPVPAKESAEPAPAKQSVDTAPAKPSADPVPVKSSTNPAPAKDSAGSAPAKATADPNPAKPSVGSAPAKELADSAPAKPSAESVPVKQSGDPTPAKPSSDPAPAKPSADPAPAKSSADSAPAKSSPDLLLPKSQKTLPLQNHQLILSLPNPRKTLSLPKTNPAPTPARESIDTGSAKSSTHPVPAKPSRDLAPAPVKESLDPVPVKLSADNIPVKESPDPAPVKQSANPAPAKQSNLSPGKNLADPVPAKDSTKPEPVTHTKQPVPAKQSGPIPAKHSADPALAKHSDSAPAKHSGPAPTKHSDSTPAKHSGLAPAKHSDSTPNKHSDLVPAKHSDTAPARHSNRAPATSKHSDPAPVKQSAIPSPAKHLAIVPATVTHSKHGPTSHSRTSSNRHSVPARAPATNRRKFRVPDPARHKIFSATDLTKHSAFNPASRPASSSARSRTPATHSNPTHVPILLDKRTHEVTSNLTTFSYHVVGGDGTRVSAAGSGGPFTPLEIVGNYSYPMDDGRHFQLRYTAGVGGFHPVYSIRRRYRSRR from the exons ATGCAgatg TTTATTCTGCTTGCGATGCTGGGGCTGACGACACCCATGCCACAGTACTTTAACCCAGTCCCCGCCCTGCCACACCCAGGCCACGACGATGCTGCTCCCGCCCTGCTCCGTACTCGACATGTCATACCACAGTCCAGCACCTCTCCAGCCGGCTCCAAGGCTTCATCCCACGTACCACGCActgcctccattccctcctccatcGTGCTGCCTGACGTGAAGGCCATCGTGGCTCGCGTCGCACGGGATAACTCTTTCCAGGCTTCTTCCAGTACAGATGACACAATCGTACCTTCAGATTCAACACACTCAACTAACTCTGCCACACACTCAGCCCCTAACCCTGGCAGTCAATTACCCCCCATCATTGAAACACACTCAGCCACAGCCTCAATCCCTGTCTCCTTCGCACATTTAGACCCTACCCTTGCCACACACTCATCCCCTGGAAAACAATCAACAAAACCTGTCATGCACTCACTAGACCCTGCCCCTGGCGAACCTTCAGCAGACCCTGCCCCTACCAAACCATCAGCAGACCCTGCCACTGCCAAACCATCAGCAGACCATGCCACTGCCAAACCCCCAGCTGATCCTTCCCCTGCCAAACCCCCAGCTGATCCTGCCAAACCCCCAGCTGATCCTTCCCCTGCCAAACCACAGCTGATCCTGCCCATGCCAAACCACCAGCTGATCCTGCCCCTACCAAACCCTCA ACTCTCAGCAAACCTTGCCCCTGGTCCTGCCAAAGCCACAGAAGATCCTAACCTCGCCAAACCCTCAGCAGGCTCTGCCCCTGCTAAAGAGTTAGCAGACCCTGCCCATGCCAAACCCTCAGCAGAGTCTGCTCCAGTCAAACAGTCAGGAGACCCTGCCCCTGCCAAACCCTCATCAGACTCTGCCCCTGCCAAAGAACCAGCAGACACTGCCCCTGCCAAACCCTCATCAGACTCTGCTCCTGCCAAAGAACCAGCAGACACTGCCCCTGCCAAACCCTCAGCAGACCCTGCTCCTGCCAAACAGTCATCAGACAATGCCTCTGCCAAACCCTCAGCAGACCCAGAGTCAGCAGACCCTGCCCCTGTCAAGCCTTCAACAGAACAGTCAGTAGACACTGCCCCTGCCAAAGAGTCAGCAGACCCAGCCCCTGCCAAAGAGTCAGCAAACACTGCCCCTGTCAAGCCCTCAGTAGACCCTGCCCCTGCCAAACAGTCAGTTAACACTACCCCTGCCAAGCCCTCAGCAGAATCTCCCCCTGCCAAACAGTCAGTAAACACTGCCCCTGCCGAGCCCTCAGCAGAGTCTGCCCCTGCCAAACAGTCAGTAAACACTGCCCCTGCCAGGCCCTCAGCAGAGTCTGCCCCTGCCAAACAGTCAGTAAACACTGCCCCTGCCGAACCCTCAGCAGAGTCTGCCCCTACCAAACAGTCAGTAAACACTGCCCCTGCCAAGCCCTCAGCAGAGTCTGCCCCTACCAAACAGTCAGTAAACACTGCCCCTGCCAAGCCCTCAGCAGAGTCTGCCCCTACCAAACAGTCAGTAAACACTGCCCCTGCCGAGCCCTCAGCAGAGTCTGCCCCTGCCAAACAGTCAGTAAACACTGCCCCTGCCGAGCCTTCAGCAGAGTCTGCCCCTGCCAAACAGTCAGCAGACACTGCCCCCGCTAAGCCCTCAGCAGACTCTGCCCTCGCCAAACAGTCCGTAAACACTGTCCTTGCCATGCCCTCAGCAGAATCTGCCCCTGCCAAACCGTCGGTAAACCCTGCCCCTACCAAAGACTCAGCAGACCCTGCCCCTGCCAAACCCTCACCAGATCCTGCCCCTAGCCTTGCCAAAGAGTCAGAAGACACTGCCTCTGCCAAACCATCAACTAATCTTGCCCCTGCCAAACCCTCAAAAGACCCTGTCCCTGCCAAAGAGTCAGCAGAACCTGCCCCTGCCAAACAGTCAGTAGACACTGCCCCTGCCAAGCCCTCAGCAGATCCTGTCCCTGTCAAATCCTCAACAAACCCTGCCCCTGCCAAAGACTCAGCGGGCTCTGCTCCTGCCAAAGCCACAGCAGACCCTAACCCCGCCAAACCCTCAGTAGGTTCTGCCCCTGCCAAAGAGTTAGCAGACTCTGCCCCTGCCAAACCCTCAGCAGAGTCTGTCCCTGTCAAACAGTCAGGAGACCCTACCCCTGCCAAACCCTCATCAGACCCTGCCCCTGCCAAACCCTCAGCAGACCCTGCCCCTGCCAAATCCTCAGCAGACTCTGCCCCTGCCAAATCCTCACCAGACCTGCTCCTGCCAAAGAGTCAGAAGACACTGCCTCTGCAAAACCATCAACTGATCCTGTCCCTGCCAAACCCTCGAAAAACCCTGTCCCTGCCAAAGA CAAACCCTGCCCCTACCCCTGCCAGAGAATCAATTGACACTGGCTCTGCCAAATCCTCAACACACCCTGTCCCTGCCAAACCCTCAAGAGACCTTGCCCCTGCCCCTGTCAAAGAGTCACTAGACCCTGTCCCTGTCAAACTATCAGCAGACAATATCCCTGTCAAAGAGTCACCAGACCCTGCCCCTGTCAAACAGTCGGCAAACCCTGCCCCTGCCAAACAGTCAAATCTTTCCCCTGGTAAGAACTTGGCAGACCCTGTCCCTGCCAAAGACTCTACAAAACCTgaacctgtcacacacacaaaacaacctgTCCCTGCCAAACAGTCTGGCCCTATTCCTGCTAAACACTCGGCAGACCCTGCTCTTGCCAAACACTCAGATTCTGCCCCTGCCAAACACTCAGGCCCTGCCCCTACCAAACACTCAGACTCTACCCCTGCCAAACACTCAGGCCTTGCCCCTGCCAAACACTCAGACTCTACCCCTAACAAACACTCAGACCTTGTCCCTGCCAAACATTCAGACACTGCCCCTGCCAGACACTCAAACCGTGCTCCTGCCACTTCTAAACACTCAGACCCTGCCCCTGTCAAACAATCAGCTATCCCTTCCCCTGCCAAACACTTAGCCATAGTCCCTGCCACTgttacacactcaaaacacggtCCTACATCACACTCAAGAACATCCTCTAACAGACACTCAGTCCCTGCCCGTGCCCCTGCCACTAACAGACGCAAATTCAGAGTTCCAGACCCTGCCAGGCACAAAATATTCTCAGCCACAGACTTAACTAAACATTCAGCTTTTAACCCTGCCTCACGTCCAGCCTCATCATCTGCCCGATCCCGTACCCCTGCCACACACTCAAACCCTACGCACGTCCCTATTCTCCTCGACAAACGGACGCATGAAGTAACAAGCAACCTCACAACCTTCTCCTACCATGTGGTCGGCGGGGACGGCACGAGGGTCAGCGCGGCAGGGAGCGGCGGCCCCTTCACCCCATTGGAGATTGTCGGCAATTACTC CTATCCAATGGATGACGGCAGACATTTCCAACTGCGCTACACGGCGGGCGTGGGGGGCTTCCACCCCGTGTACTCCATAAGGCGTCGTTACAGAAGCCGAAGGTAG